GCGAGAGGGTTAGGGTGAGGGGCAATCCTGTCGTTGAAAGTGCCATCGGTTCCTGACTTAACCTGCGACAGCCTGCTTCTGCAGCGTCACCAGTTCGGCGATACCGTTCTTGGCAAGGCCCATCAGGATTGCGAATTCGGTTTCGGAGAAGGGCTTGCCTTCTGCAGTGCCCTGGATCTCGACGATGCCGCCGGAGCCGGTCATGACGAAATTGGCGTCGGTTTCGGCAGCGGAGTCTTCGAGATAGTCGAGATCGATCACCGGCTGGTCGGCGAAGATACCACAGGAAATCGCGGCGATATGGTCCTTCAGAACCTTATCGACCTTGATCATGTTACGGGCTTCCATCCACTTCAGGCAGTCGTGAAGGGCAATCCACGCCCCTGTGATCGAGGCGGTGCGGGTGCCGCCATCGGCTTGGATGAC
This genomic stretch from Pararhizobium capsulatum DSM 1112 harbors:
- the rph gene encoding ribonuclease PH; the encoded protein is MRPSGRKTDQMRKVSFERNVSKHAEGSCLVKFGDTHVLCTASLEDKTPPWLRNSGKGWVTAEYGMLPRATGERMKREAATGKQSGRTQEIQRLIGRSLRAVVDLQALGERQISIDCDVIQADGGTRTASITGAWIALHDCLKWMEARNMIKVDKVLKDHIAAISCGIFADQPVIDLDYLEDSAAETDANFVMTGSGGIVEIQGTAEGKPFSETEFAILMGLAKNGIAELVTLQKQAVAG